In Procambarus clarkii isolate CNS0578487 chromosome 25, FALCON_Pclarkii_2.0, whole genome shotgun sequence, the following proteins share a genomic window:
- the LOC138368554 gene encoding microtubule-associated protein 1A-like has product MWGKVLGYEDKVLGYEAKELGNEDKELGNEDKELGYEDNVLGYEDKVLGCGDKVQDFEDKVLGYEAKELGHEDKELRYKDKQLGYENKEVEYEDRDLGYDVKELGYKDKELGYEDKVL; this is encoded by the coding sequence ATGTGGGGaaaagtgctgggatatgaggacaaggttcttgggtatgaggccaaggagttgggaaatgaggacaaggagctgggaaatgaggacaaagaactgggatatgaggacaacgtgctgggatatgaggacaaagtgcTGGGATGCGGGGACAAAGTGCAGGATTTTGAGGACAAGGTGCTAgggtatgaggccaaggagctgggacatgaagacAAAGAGCTGAGGTataaggacaagcagctgggatatgagaacaaggaggtgGAATATGAAGACAGGGATCTGGGATATgatgtcaaggagctgggatataaggacaaagagctgggatatgaggacaaggtgctatga